From one Thalassobaculum sp. OXR-137 genomic stretch:
- a CDS encoding M48 family metalloprotease, with amino-acid sequence MVLSVVSGAHAQKRSLIRDAEIEASIRDLATPLFQAAGVNPEAVSIYLINDDQLNAFVAGGQNLFLNTGLIMAMRSPLELIGVIAHETGHIAGGHLARTSDAIASASNAALVSAIVGIATAVATGRGDAGAAIAIGGQSAAVRSFLQYSRAQESAADQAALSYLDATQQSARGLARFFEELASQELLSASRQSPYMSTHPFTRDRLNTVEAHVASSKYSDQTASPEQVAEFNRIVAKLHGFIRSPSQTFRKYPETDTSLPARLARAIAYREVPDYPKAIALTREMVAENPSDPYMHELEGQLLFESGQIDAAVAPMKKAQQLAPQAGLIEISLAQVLLARNDPASDREALDHLQTARRTEGDSPFLWRQLATAQGRLGDIGNAALSLAEEAVRQSRWEDAEIQSKRAQTMLKPGTPSMLRALDIEELAKRERAADKRKK; translated from the coding sequence ATGGTTCTGTCTGTGGTCTCGGGCGCGCATGCGCAGAAACGCAGCCTCATCCGGGACGCGGAAATCGAAGCTAGCATCCGTGATCTGGCCACGCCACTTTTCCAAGCCGCCGGCGTGAATCCTGAAGCGGTGTCGATCTATCTGATCAACGACGATCAGCTGAACGCCTTCGTTGCCGGCGGCCAGAACCTGTTCCTCAATACCGGCCTGATCATGGCCATGCGCTCGCCGCTGGAGCTGATCGGGGTGATCGCCCACGAAACCGGCCATATCGCCGGCGGCCATCTGGCGCGCACCTCCGATGCCATCGCGTCGGCCTCCAACGCGGCGTTGGTCTCCGCCATCGTCGGCATCGCGACGGCGGTGGCGACGGGACGGGGCGATGCCGGTGCCGCCATCGCCATCGGCGGTCAATCGGCCGCGGTCCGCAGCTTCCTGCAGTACAGCCGCGCCCAGGAATCCGCGGCCGACCAGGCGGCGCTGAGCTATCTCGACGCGACGCAGCAGTCGGCGCGGGGGCTGGCCCGGTTCTTCGAGGAACTGGCCAGCCAGGAGCTGCTGTCGGCCTCCCGGCAGTCGCCCTACATGTCCACCCATCCGTTCACCCGGGATCGCCTCAACACGGTCGAGGCCCATGTGGCCTCCTCGAAATACTCGGACCAGACGGCGTCGCCGGAGCAGGTGGCCGAATTCAACCGCATCGTCGCCAAGCTGCACGGCTTCATCCGGTCGCCGTCTCAGACGTTCCGCAAATATCCGGAGACCGATACCAGCCTGCCGGCGCGGCTGGCCCGTGCGATCGCGTATCGCGAGGTGCCGGACTATCCCAAGGCCATCGCGCTCACCCGCGAGATGGTCGCCGAGAACCCGAGCGACCCGTACATGCACGAGCTCGAAGGCCAGCTCCTGTTCGAGAGTGGCCAGATCGACGCGGCGGTAGCACCGATGAAGAAGGCGCAGCAGCTCGCACCGCAGGCCGGGCTGATCGAGATCTCCCTGGCGCAGGTGCTGCTCGCCCGCAACGACCCGGCCTCCGACCGCGAAGCCCTCGACCATCTTCAGACCGCTCGGCGGACCGAGGGCGACTCGCCCTTCCTGTGGCGCCAGCTCGCGACCGCCCAGGGACGGCTGGGCGATATCGGCAATGCCGCCCTGTCGCTGGCCGAGGAAGCGGTGCGCCAGAGCAGGTGGGAAGATGCTGAGATCCAGTCGAAGCGGGCCCAGACCATGCTGAAGCCCGGCACGCCCTCCATGCTACGGGCCCTGGACATCGAGGAACTCGCCAAGCGGGAGCGGGCGGCGGACAAGCGCAAGAAATGA
- a CDS encoding MFS transporter codes for MSEWHPDNRRALRNILILLGSFFVIVQINRSAGGVLANYLGSNRGLSPTDIGTVMGAMFFASAVVQLPTGLLFDRIGAKRTLVMMGLVAVCGIVVFAVAEETWALVAGRFMIGLGHGGVITAVYLIAMGWAPPDRVAQATASLVGIAGGIGGVMATAPLEMLLSEAGLTTTFLVVAALTLALTAVIQFTVQDGPASGGVRRDPETFAQSLAGLWEVIRMPELRRIYVMGFCFTAPFMTIGGLWAGPYFTDVQGLSHEQASLALLIMVVALHVGTFLYGPLERLASSRKRLILSAVALEVACLGVLAVWPSAPIYVAGPILFVFGCVAPFFVVLASHARGFVPPHRAGRAITTINLAGLTGVFVLQTATGAAIDWVQATGGAAETGHRIVFTLVIAALTLSALIYAGQPEQPRKG; via the coding sequence ATGAGCGAGTGGCATCCCGACAATCGCCGTGCCCTGCGGAACATCCTGATCCTGCTCGGATCGTTCTTCGTCATCGTCCAGATCAACCGGTCGGCCGGCGGCGTGCTGGCGAACTACCTGGGCAGCAACCGAGGCTTGTCGCCGACAGACATCGGCACCGTGATGGGGGCGATGTTCTTCGCCTCCGCCGTGGTGCAGCTTCCCACCGGCCTGCTGTTCGACCGCATCGGCGCCAAGCGCACCCTGGTGATGATGGGGCTGGTCGCGGTCTGCGGCATCGTGGTGTTCGCGGTGGCGGAGGAGACCTGGGCGCTGGTCGCCGGCCGCTTCATGATCGGCCTCGGCCATGGCGGGGTGATCACCGCCGTCTACCTGATCGCCATGGGATGGGCGCCACCTGACCGGGTGGCGCAGGCCACGGCCAGCCTTGTCGGCATCGCCGGCGGCATCGGCGGGGTGATGGCCACCGCACCGCTGGAGATGCTGCTTTCCGAGGCGGGGCTGACCACGACTTTCCTGGTGGTCGCCGCCCTCACCCTGGCGCTGACCGCCGTCATCCAGTTCACCGTGCAGGACGGCCCGGCCTCAGGCGGGGTGCGCCGCGATCCGGAAACCTTCGCCCAGTCGCTCGCCGGGCTGTGGGAGGTGATCCGCATGCCGGAGCTGCGCCGGATCTACGTCATGGGCTTCTGCTTCACCGCGCCGTTCATGACCATCGGCGGGTTGTGGGCCGGACCCTATTTCACCGACGTCCAGGGTCTCAGCCACGAGCAGGCCTCGCTCGCCCTGCTGATCATGGTGGTGGCCCTGCATGTGGGCACCTTCCTCTACGGCCCGCTGGAGCGGCTCGCGTCGTCGCGCAAGCGCCTGATCCTGAGCGCCGTGGCCCTGGAGGTCGCCTGCCTGGGCGTGCTGGCGGTCTGGCCCTCGGCGCCGATCTATGTGGCCGGGCCGATCCTGTTCGTCTTCGGCTGCGTGGCACCCTTCTTCGTGGTGCTGGCGAGCCATGCCCGCGGCTTCGTGCCGCCGCACCGGGCCGGCCGGGCGATCACCACGATCAACCTCGCGGGTCTGACCGGCGTCTTCGTCCTGCAGACGGCGACGGGAGCCGCCATCGACTGGGTGCAGGCGACCGGGGGCGCGGCCGAGACCGGTCACCGGATCGTCTTCACCCTGGTGATCGCCGCCCTGACCCTGTCGGCCCTGATCTATGCGGGCCAGCCGGAACAGCCGCGGAAGGGCTGA
- a CDS encoding YbfB/YjiJ family MFS transporter, with product MRILPTIPPWLRVAIGAQCGLLIGMGLGRFSYTPMVPALIASGNLSEAEAGYVGAINLGGYLLGGLSVPWLLRRADRVAWLRAAICVSVLCLLASIVPGGFLWLAFWRGLIGIAVAVIMILGISSVTATAPAGRTGLANAVAYTGVGLGILLSAAGLPWLLAIGEVWAWSTAAFIGLAALAIALWAWSGPAAEAARRIPAPPAGLGAARGDGLRLVVAQGLFAVGLVPHSIYWVDYLIRSLGWSAGAAGAQWVLFGAAAIAGTLVWGRIGDRIGFRPALVAVYLSLALGAVLPVLVTAAPAILASTLLVGAQPGLTAIIAGQAQKIMGPGSMLGLWRWMVLSVGAAQLVGGYALVALFNATGSYLAVFGVGGLAFAAGAVLVAGLKAGRA from the coding sequence ATGAGGATCCTGCCGACAATCCCGCCCTGGCTGCGCGTCGCCATCGGCGCCCAGTGCGGGCTGCTGATCGGCATGGGGCTGGGCCGGTTCTCCTATACGCCGATGGTCCCGGCCCTGATCGCCTCGGGCAACCTGAGCGAGGCCGAGGCAGGCTATGTCGGGGCGATCAATCTCGGCGGCTATCTGCTCGGCGGCCTGTCGGTACCGTGGCTGTTGCGCCGGGCCGACCGGGTGGCGTGGCTGCGGGCGGCGATCTGCGTGTCGGTGCTCTGCCTACTCGCCAGCATCGTGCCGGGCGGGTTCCTGTGGCTCGCCTTCTGGCGCGGGCTGATCGGCATCGCCGTGGCGGTGATCATGATCCTTGGCATCTCCAGCGTCACGGCGACGGCCCCGGCGGGCCGCACCGGCCTCGCCAATGCCGTGGCCTATACCGGGGTCGGTCTCGGCATCCTGCTGTCGGCGGCCGGACTCCCCTGGCTGCTGGCGATCGGGGAGGTCTGGGCCTGGAGCACCGCCGCTTTCATCGGCCTCGCCGCGCTCGCCATCGCCCTCTGGGCGTGGTCCGGACCGGCGGCCGAGGCGGCACGGAGGATCCCGGCCCCACCCGCCGGCCTCGGCGCCGCCAGGGGGGACGGGCTGCGGCTGGTCGTGGCCCAGGGACTGTTCGCCGTCGGGCTGGTGCCGCATTCGATCTACTGGGTGGATTACCTGATCCGGTCGCTGGGCTGGAGCGCCGGGGCGGCCGGCGCGCAGTGGGTGCTGTTCGGCGCCGCCGCCATCGCCGGCACGCTGGTCTGGGGGCGGATCGGCGACCGGATCGGCTTCCGTCCCGCCCTGGTCGCGGTCTATCTGAGCCTGGCGCTGGGCGCGGTGCTGCCGGTGCTGGTGACGGCGGCGCCGGCCATCCTTGCCTCGACCCTCCTGGTCGGTGCCCAGCCGGGCCTGACCGCCATCATCGCCGGACAGGCCCAGAAGATCATGGGGCCGGGGTCGATGCTCGGCCTGTGGCGCTGGATGGTGCTGTCGGTCGGCGCGGCCCAGCTCGTCGGCGGCTATGCCCTAGTGGCGCTGTTCAACGCCACCGGGTCGTACCTCGCGGTGTTCGGGGTCGGCGGGCTCGCCTTCGCCGCCGGTGCCGTACTGGTCGCGGGGCTGAAGGCCGGCCGCGCTTAA
- a CDS encoding gamma-glutamyltransferase: MVAEEPRAALLARDVLVDGGSAADAAVTMFFALSATLPSSVGVTASGSCVVHDPESKTVQLLDFLPRPSSDAPNAIALPLAPRAMFALHARHGTKPLGELIIQAERIARFGAPVSRAFAEELAADGAVLASDATASAVYLPGRRPAAQGTELSQVVLAATLARLRSEGVGTLYSGGLSREFIDGAAAAGYAVDPNRLNDALPAWVRVTEIEHDNHVWGLAAPTQNDLRLVQAALGMLLKSGEWDTGDDGDRADLMAIALSEATLLAASNAPVGPESLDLAVSRLTAGRLADTAQQPQLAATLGTSSGHRAGATSFFAVDSRGQGVGCAVGLGAPFGTGKMIPTLGVFLAPVQAEAVNGPGAYALIVGNENTGQFHMAASGAGGRRAISSMLETVLDHWVRRITIEDVPALPRTHYAGGINTVFVEPSMAAPVVGDLRQRGYQVAPAQTIATGSAFRCVEGLPRRETRCGAAKDPRSNGLMFFEFGG, encoded by the coding sequence GTGGTCGCCGAGGAGCCGCGCGCCGCCCTGCTCGCCCGCGACGTGCTGGTGGACGGCGGATCGGCCGCCGACGCCGCGGTGACCATGTTCTTCGCCCTGTCGGCCACCCTGCCCAGCTCGGTCGGCGTGACGGCGAGCGGGTCGTGCGTGGTTCACGACCCGGAGAGCAAGACCGTTCAACTCCTGGACTTCCTGCCGCGCCCGTCCAGCGATGCGCCCAACGCGATCGCCCTGCCCCTGGCGCCGCGCGCCATGTTCGCGCTGCATGCCCGCCACGGCACCAAGCCGCTCGGCGAGCTGATCATCCAGGCCGAGCGCATCGCTCGCTTTGGCGCCCCGGTCAGCCGGGCCTTCGCCGAGGAACTCGCTGCCGATGGCGCCGTCCTGGCAAGCGATGCAACCGCGTCCGCGGTGTACCTTCCGGGCCGCCGTCCCGCCGCCCAGGGAACGGAATTGTCCCAGGTCGTGCTGGCGGCGACCCTCGCCCGTCTGCGCTCCGAAGGGGTCGGCACACTCTATTCTGGCGGGCTCAGCCGGGAGTTTATCGACGGCGCCGCCGCGGCCGGCTACGCCGTCGATCCGAACCGCCTGAACGACGCACTGCCCGCGTGGGTCCGCGTCACCGAGATCGAACACGACAACCATGTCTGGGGCCTCGCCGCCCCGACCCAGAACGACCTGCGTCTGGTGCAGGCCGCCCTCGGCATGCTTCTGAAGAGCGGCGAGTGGGACACCGGCGACGACGGCGACCGCGCCGATCTGATGGCGATCGCCCTCAGTGAGGCCACCCTTCTGGCGGCAAGCAACGCCCCGGTCGGGCCGGAGTCGCTGGACCTGGCAGTATCCCGTCTTACCGCCGGCCGCCTGGCCGACACCGCGCAGCAGCCGCAACTCGCGGCGACGCTCGGGACCAGTTCCGGCCATCGTGCCGGTGCGACCTCGTTCTTCGCCGTCGACAGCCGGGGCCAGGGGGTCGGCTGCGCGGTCGGTCTAGGTGCGCCGTTCGGCACCGGCAAGATGATCCCGACCCTGGGCGTCTTCCTGGCACCGGTCCAGGCTGAAGCCGTGAACGGTCCGGGCGCCTATGCGCTGATCGTCGGCAACGAGAATACCGGCCAGTTCCACATGGCAGCCTCCGGGGCCGGCGGACGGCGGGCCATTTCCTCGATGCTGGAGACCGTTCTCGACCACTGGGTCCGCCGGATCACGATTGAGGACGTCCCCGCCCTGCCGCGTACCCACTATGCCGGCGGCATCAACACAGTCTTCGTCGAGCCGTCCATGGCGGCACCGGTCGTCGGCGACCTGCGCCAGCGCGGCTATCAGGTGGCCCCGGCTCAGACCATCGCGACCGGCAGCGCCTTCCGCTGTGTTGAGGGTCTGCCCCGGCGCGAGACCCGCTGCGGCGCGGCGAAGGATCCGCGCAGCAACGGCCTGATGTTCTTTGAATTCGGAGGGTAA
- a CDS encoding LacI family DNA-binding transcriptional regulator: MTIESGGWVTMGEVAEKAGVSKITVSRVLRTPDKVREETRERVRAAIAELGYVPDEAAGGLSSRRSRIVGAVISTLAGSTFASTVDGLGARLRQNDHQLLLAGTDYSSAKEAEAVGAMLGRRPDGLVLTSTAHTANARQTLAASRIPVVELWELPVDPIGYAVGFSNRDAGAAMARHLLATGRRRMAFIGTSGEGDRRGRLRYEGFAEILADSGLAEARATAASSGTQTARGARGLAAVLERWPDTDAVFCSSDALALGALSEAGRRGLRVPDDLAIAGFGDFEFAGEFGLGLTTVRIPGLRIGETAAQLILDVNAGIEPASRTVDLGFEVIDRSTT, translated from the coding sequence ATGACGATCGAGAGCGGCGGCTGGGTGACGATGGGCGAGGTGGCCGAGAAGGCCGGGGTGTCCAAGATCACGGTGTCGCGGGTCCTGCGGACGCCGGACAAGGTGCGGGAGGAGACCCGTGAGCGGGTGCGCGCCGCCATCGCCGAACTCGGCTACGTGCCCGACGAGGCGGCAGGCGGCCTGTCCTCGCGCCGCAGCCGGATCGTCGGCGCGGTGATCTCCACCCTCGCCGGCTCCACCTTCGCCTCGACCGTCGACGGACTGGGCGCCCGGCTGCGGCAGAACGATCACCAGCTCCTGCTGGCCGGTACCGACTACTCCTCCGCCAAGGAGGCCGAGGCGGTCGGCGCCATGCTCGGCCGCAGGCCGGACGGCCTTGTCCTGACCAGCACGGCCCACACGGCGAACGCGCGCCAGACCCTGGCGGCGAGCCGGATCCCGGTGGTCGAGCTCTGGGAACTGCCGGTCGACCCGATCGGATACGCGGTCGGCTTTTCCAACCGCGACGCCGGGGCCGCCATGGCGCGGCACCTGCTGGCGACCGGACGGCGGCGCATGGCCTTCATCGGCACGTCCGGCGAGGGCGATCGCCGGGGGCGCCTGCGCTACGAGGGGTTCGCCGAGATCCTGGCCGACAGCGGCCTGGCGGAGGCGCGGGCGACCGCCGCCTCCTCCGGCACCCAGACCGCCCGCGGCGCCCGCGGCCTCGCCGCCGTGCTGGAGCGCTGGCCGGATACGGATGCGGTATTCTGCTCAAGCGACGCGCTGGCCCTGGGGGCGCTGAGCGAGGCCGGACGGCGCGGCCTGCGCGTGCCGGACGACCTGGCGATTGCCGGATTCGGGGATTTCGAGTTCGCCGGAGAGTTCGGCCTGGGTCTGACCACCGTGCGGATCCCCGGCCTGCGGATCGGCGAGACCGCCGCCCAGTTGATCCTCGACGTCAACGCCGGCATAGAGCCCGCCTCCCGCACGGTCGATCTCGGCTTCGAGGTGATCGACCGGTCGACAACGTGA
- a CDS encoding DsbA family protein translates to MSRTAFAAALLSAALFAGPALAHDGPLSPERKAEIEALVRDYILQHPEIILESVAIMQAREEAEKNAAAKQALVDRREALERDPGDPVLGNPNGDVTIVEFFDYQCGYCKSMMTPLMELVKEDGNVRLVLKEFPILGPASETAALASLAADRQGKYEAFHTGLLELRGRLTAEAVFQVALEVGLDVDALKADMQDPALQDQVRKSYDLAKALSIQGTPAFTIGEHVVPGAISKEQLAELVAEVRKGG, encoded by the coding sequence ATGAGTCGGACCGCCTTCGCCGCCGCCCTCCTTTCAGCCGCGCTTTTCGCCGGGCCAGCACTCGCCCATGACGGTCCCCTCTCGCCGGAACGCAAGGCGGAGATCGAGGCGCTGGTGCGCGACTACATCCTGCAGCATCCCGAGATCATCCTGGAGAGCGTGGCCATCATGCAGGCCCGCGAGGAGGCCGAGAAGAATGCCGCCGCCAAGCAGGCTCTGGTCGACCGGCGCGAGGCTCTCGAGCGCGATCCCGGCGATCCGGTGCTCGGCAATCCGAACGGCGACGTCACCATCGTCGAGTTCTTCGACTACCAGTGCGGCTACTGCAAATCGATGATGACGCCGCTGATGGAACTGGTGAAGGAGGACGGGAACGTCCGGCTGGTCCTGAAGGAATTCCCGATCCTCGGCCCCGCTTCGGAGACCGCGGCGCTGGCCTCGCTCGCCGCCGACCGGCAGGGCAAGTATGAGGCGTTCCACACCGGGCTGCTCGAGCTGCGCGGCCGGCTGACGGCGGAGGCGGTTTTCCAGGTGGCGCTGGAGGTCGGCCTCGACGTCGACGCCCTGAAGGCGGACATGCAGGATCCGGCCCTTCAGGATCAGGTGCGCAAGTCCTACGACCTCGCCAAGGCCCTGTCGATCCAGGGAACGCCGGCCTTCACCATCGGCGAGCATGTGGTGCCCGGCGCGATCTCCAAGGAGCAACTCGCCGAGCTGGTCGCCGAGGTCCGCAAAGGGGGCTGA
- a CDS encoding pyridoxal phosphate-dependent aminotransferase, whose translation MSGPASRGNVDPFIVMQVMAAAAEREAAGGDVLHLEVGQPSTPAPKGVLEAARAALDTDKIGYTLALGMPELRERISAHYRAWYGVDVPIERIAVTTGSSSGFTLAFLSAFEHGARVALASPGYPAYRNILKALGVEVVDLLTEAADRFQPTVARLEKAGPLDGVIVASPSNPTGTMLGEESMKAITAWCRTNGVRLISDEIYHGIDFGQRSVSALESDPDALVINSFSKYFSMTGWRIGWMIVPPDLIGSVERLAANFFISAPTLSQFGAIAAFDCMEEAQKNVARYARNREILLNDLPAAGLDDLAPADGAFYIYANVAKYTNDSVDFCRRILAETGIACTPGTDFDPSRGHASIRLSFAGSSEDMAEACRRLKAWL comes from the coding sequence GTGTCTGGTCCCGCTTCCCGCGGTAATGTCGACCCGTTCATCGTGATGCAGGTGATGGCCGCCGCCGCCGAGCGGGAGGCCGCCGGCGGCGACGTGCTGCACCTGGAGGTCGGACAACCCTCCACGCCGGCGCCGAAAGGCGTGCTGGAGGCCGCCCGCGCCGCGCTCGACACCGACAAGATCGGCTACACCCTGGCGCTGGGCATGCCGGAACTGCGCGAGCGGATTTCCGCCCATTACCGGGCCTGGTACGGCGTGGACGTGCCCATCGAGCGGATCGCGGTGACCACCGGATCGTCCAGCGGCTTCACATTGGCGTTCCTGTCCGCCTTCGAGCACGGCGCCCGGGTGGCGCTGGCCTCGCCCGGCTATCCGGCCTACCGCAATATCCTGAAGGCGCTCGGGGTGGAGGTTGTCGACCTGCTGACCGAAGCGGCCGACCGGTTCCAGCCGACCGTCGCTCGCCTGGAGAAGGCCGGACCGCTGGACGGCGTGATCGTCGCCAGCCCGTCCAATCCGACCGGCACCATGCTGGGCGAGGAGAGCATGAAGGCGATCACCGCCTGGTGCCGGACCAACGGCGTGCGGTTGATCTCCGACGAGATCTATCACGGCATCGATTTCGGCCAGCGCTCGGTCTCCGCCCTGGAGAGCGACCCCGACGCCCTGGTGATCAACAGCTTCTCGAAATACTTCTCGATGACCGGCTGGCGGATCGGCTGGATGATCGTGCCCCCCGACCTCATCGGATCGGTGGAACGGCTGGCCGCCAACTTCTTCATCTCCGCCCCCACCCTGTCGCAGTTCGGCGCGATCGCCGCCTTCGACTGCATGGAGGAGGCCCAGAAGAACGTGGCCCGCTATGCCCGCAACCGTGAGATCCTCCTGAACGACCTGCCGGCGGCGGGCCTGGACGATCTGGCACCGGCCGACGGGGCGTTCTACATCTACGCCAATGTCGCCAAGTACACGAACGACAGCGTGGATTTCTGCCGCCGCATCCTGGCCGAGACCGGGATCGCCTGCACGCCGGGAACCGACTTCGACCCGTCGCGCGGCCATGCCAGCATCCGGCTCTCCTTCGCCGGATCGAGCGAGGACATGGCGGAGGCGTGCAGACGGCTGAAGGCGTGGCTGTAG
- a CDS encoding universal stress protein, which yields MTDTILVPVDLEHTEKLTKALDVAAAIAKTEQAEVCFLGVTDSEPSAVAATPEAYATKLTAFAEDQARQRGISAKSNAVIVHDTPAELAKAILGGAEEAGADLIVMASHLPGLQEHVFATNAGYIANHAPISVYVVR from the coding sequence ATGACTGACACGATTCTTGTTCCCGTCGATCTGGAGCATACCGAAAAGCTCACGAAGGCTTTGGATGTCGCAGCCGCGATCGCCAAGACGGAACAGGCGGAAGTCTGTTTTCTCGGCGTCACGGACTCTGAGCCGAGCGCCGTCGCCGCCACGCCCGAGGCCTATGCGACGAAGCTTACGGCCTTTGCCGAGGACCAGGCGAGGCAGCGGGGTATTTCGGCCAAGTCGAACGCCGTGATCGTCCACGACACGCCGGCCGAACTGGCGAAGGCCATTTTGGGAGGCGCGGAGGAAGCAGGCGCCGACCTGATCGTCATGGCATCGCATCTGCCGGGTCTGCAGGAGCACGTGTTCGCCACCAACGCCGGCTACATTGCCAACCACGCGCCGATCTCGGTTTACGTGGTGCGCTGA
- a CDS encoding phytanoyl-CoA dioxygenase family protein, which produces MLSREQIDFYNENGYLMVENAVTPEQLAALRDTTYRLIDGSRTVTETDDVYDLDEGHGPDNPRLTRIKLPHLVDPLYWDVLKNSAMTEVLTDLLGPNTVLQTSKLNTKAPGGGQAVEWHQDWAFYPHTNDDLLAFGLMLEDVDESNGPLKVIPGSHKGPVLAHTNADGLFCGAIDPSDPDFHYDQAVTLTGKAGTMTVHHVRALHGSAPNNSDRNRLILFYECQAADAWPILGAGSHLHSMGQRKFYADLQTRVITGELTMTPRMEALPIRMPLPPAPVSGSIFKTQKSGGARSAFAA; this is translated from the coding sequence ATGCTGTCGCGCGAGCAGATCGATTTCTACAACGAGAACGGCTACCTGATGGTCGAGAACGCCGTCACGCCGGAGCAGCTCGCCGCCCTGCGCGACACCACCTACCGGCTGATCGACGGCTCGCGCACGGTCACCGAGACTGACGATGTCTACGATCTGGACGAGGGGCACGGTCCGGACAATCCGCGCCTGACCCGCATCAAGCTGCCACATCTGGTCGACCCGCTGTACTGGGACGTGCTGAAGAACTCCGCGATGACCGAGGTGCTGACCGACCTGCTCGGCCCGAACACGGTGCTGCAGACGAGCAAGCTCAACACCAAGGCCCCCGGGGGCGGCCAGGCAGTGGAGTGGCACCAGGACTGGGCCTTCTACCCGCATACCAACGACGATCTTCTGGCCTTCGGCCTGATGCTCGAGGATGTGGACGAGAGCAACGGTCCGCTGAAGGTCATCCCCGGCTCGCACAAGGGCCCGGTCCTGGCCCATACCAATGCCGACGGCCTGTTCTGCGGGGCGATCGACCCGTCCGATCCGGACTTCCATTACGATCAGGCGGTGACCCTGACCGGCAAGGCGGGGACGATGACCGTGCACCATGTCCGCGCCCTGCACGGCTCCGCACCCAACAACAGCGACCGCAACCGGCTGATCCTGTTCTACGAATGCCAGGCGGCCGATGCCTGGCCGATCCTGGGCGCCGGCTCCCACCTGCACAGCATGGGTCAGCGGAAGTTCTACGCGGATCTGCAGACCCGGGTGATCACCGGCGAGCTGACCATGACCCCGCGCATGGAGGCCCTGCCGATCCGCATGCCGCTGCCGCCCGCACCGGTCTCCGGCTCGATCTTCAAGACCCAGAAGAGCGGCGGCGCCCGCAGCGCCTTCGCGGCTTAA